In the genome of Chryseobacterium sp. 52, the window TTGAGAGCCAGGATGAGACAGCCCCTTATTTTCATCATTCAGTAAAAACTGGATTGTGAACAACCAGAATTTATATACTCAGTTCTTCTGCCCTTTTTGAATTTAATTTCACAAAAAGATAAAGCAACAGGCATCCTACAGCGTAACACAGAATATCGATCCACGAGAAAGAATTTCCAATGACAATATACATCAGGCTTCCAGGACGGAAGCCTAGTTTTTCTGCAACCGTAAAGTATTGTGCAAATTCTACCAGACAGGAAAAAATCAAAATTCCAAGAATGAGTTTCTCATCATTGATCTTTACAAAACTTTTAACAAAAGTATATAAAAGCATCACGACAATAACATCTCCCAGATAGGCCCTTACAAAGAAAATGTCTGCCAGCTTTGTGGCAATTAATACTTCTATGAGGAAAATAAAGAGGGTAAGAAGAAGATATTTCAGACTGAATTTTAATTTCATTACTAAGTGTTTATTGGCTAAAATGTTTCACTGATTGAGGTATAAAAAATCGGTGTCCTAAGAACACCGATTGTAGGTAAACCGTAAAGCAAAGATATTACTTCTTTACTTTTATTGTACAGCCTATAGCGACCGTTTTCGTCATTTTTACAGGTTCTGCTTTAATCAGGGCATTGACAGCATCCTGAACATAGTATTCAGATACGTCATTTGGGTTTTCGTAATTATTATCAATGGCTCCAATATACTTCACGATATTTTTTCCATTTTCTTTTTGCAGAACAAAAACATGGGGTGTCTTTGTAGCCCCATAGAGCGGATAGATTTTCTGTCCTTCATCCACTAAATACGGAAACGTAAAGCCTTTCTGTTTGGCTCTATCAATCATCTGC includes:
- a CDS encoding DUF2809 domain-containing protein, whose protein sequence is MKLKFSLKYLLLTLFIFLIEVLIATKLADIFFVRAYLGDVIVVMLLYTFVKSFVKINDEKLILGILIFSCLVEFAQYFTVAEKLGFRPGSLMYIVIGNSFSWIDILCYAVGCLLLYLFVKLNSKRAEELSI